In Janthinobacterium rivuli, a single genomic region encodes these proteins:
- a CDS encoding DKNYY domain-containing protein, producing the protein MTTPEVDAAQWESLDLEWHGDFAFMEGALLGDDSAREVYIMLALAGKLPSEIAQEASSRRFPSSPLHARQVVWRHRTHPGLLRDSQRDYYLLPHYLARYGYHAVQALPFRFNGTLEDLGYHYWRDQSCAYWFGDYSVTVMVDVKHQALALLGPAPAFVSADCALFSDGVNVFLSGKVTASAHDRIRYTNHPDYRVINGQVYRGYKRLHQKDGTPLPIAHPDGFRMLAQRWGTDGESIIVQAQQGSSIAYEYFYRIDHADLATFTVLNERYAKDGQRAYYLTGKSMRYVGEFQLLKCRQPEFDEAGRVVSAREFQHEYIAVDDQVVYAAGTRVRGAHGPSFQHLGFDYYRDHQRAYYRNKPLHVDVDSFVVALVHHAGADYSSTLVGDRNGPLGSDGVLDKVMQQRWAPFFEAHPQLTDYWWHRLQAQDEAQDEAQAAQQEEIPVRRVIGSGFELGRQVYFHGRPITGLDAASFKLLGEHLCGDVNGLYLIPYHAVDRAVPERFSTESVEHFSAFDSIYLSDGKKVYCHRIFYHCPEPISKADLATFVSCGYGWAKDNRAVYYRGQAKKSLAPENTRILGIYAFNSTLMMSDGKPLAVEFSPEEVSVPHPHFLQLGTRKLFCGRSPLSAKRIDLATLAFLDDRHARDKHRFYRYDGHAGLTEVGEEDYRGLAKQGVS; encoded by the coding sequence ATGACGACGCCAGAGGTGGATGCTGCGCAGTGGGAGTCCCTTGACCTTGAATGGCACGGGGACTTCGCGTTTATGGAAGGGGCGTTACTGGGGGACGATAGTGCACGCGAAGTCTACATCATGCTCGCGCTTGCAGGAAAGCTGCCCTCCGAGATCGCTCAAGAGGCAAGTTCCCGGCGTTTTCCGTCGTCGCCTTTGCATGCTCGGCAAGTGGTCTGGCGACATCGAACCCATCCGGGTTTGTTGCGCGATAGTCAGCGTGATTACTACCTGCTGCCGCATTACCTTGCGCGATATGGCTACCATGCGGTGCAGGCTTTGCCGTTTCGTTTCAATGGCACCCTGGAAGACCTCGGCTACCACTACTGGCGTGACCAGTCCTGCGCCTATTGGTTTGGTGATTATTCGGTCACTGTCATGGTTGATGTAAAGCACCAGGCGCTTGCTTTGCTCGGACCGGCGCCAGCTTTTGTATCCGCCGATTGCGCGCTGTTCAGCGATGGCGTGAATGTCTTTCTGTCTGGAAAGGTGACCGCGAGCGCGCACGACCGTATCCGTTACACCAATCACCCGGATTACCGGGTGATCAACGGGCAGGTCTACAGAGGATACAAGCGACTGCACCAGAAGGATGGCACACCTTTGCCCATCGCCCATCCTGACGGCTTTCGCATGCTTGCGCAGCGATGGGGGACGGATGGCGAGTCGATCATCGTGCAGGCACAGCAGGGATCGAGCATTGCATATGAATATTTTTACCGCATTGATCATGCCGATCTGGCCACCTTCACCGTACTGAACGAACGTTATGCCAAGGATGGGCAACGTGCGTATTATTTGACGGGAAAGTCCATGCGCTATGTGGGCGAATTCCAATTGCTCAAATGCCGGCAACCGGAATTTGATGAGGCCGGCCGGGTGGTGTCTGCGCGTGAGTTTCAGCACGAGTATATTGCCGTGGATGATCAGGTTGTCTACGCGGCAGGGACGCGTGTGCGCGGCGCTCACGGCCCCAGTTTCCAACACCTGGGATTCGACTATTACCGCGATCATCAGCGCGCTTATTACCGCAACAAACCGCTGCATGTGGATGTGGACAGTTTCGTCGTGGCGCTGGTACATCATGCAGGCGCCGATTACTCGTCGACACTGGTGGGCGACCGAAACGGGCCGCTGGGCAGCGACGGGGTACTCGACAAGGTCATGCAGCAGCGGTGGGCGCCATTTTTCGAGGCGCATCCGCAACTGACGGATTACTGGTGGCACCGCTTGCAGGCGCAGGACGAGGCGCAGGACGAGGCGCAGGCGGCGCAGCAGGAAGAAATCCCGGTGCGGCGTGTCATCGGATCTGGCTTCGAACTGGGCCGACAGGTGTACTTTCATGGGCGGCCCATCACCGGATTGGATGCAGCCAGTTTCAAATTATTGGGTGAACATCTGTGCGGCGATGTCAATGGCTTGTATCTGATCCCGTATCATGCGGTTGACCGCGCCGTGCCCGAACGGTTTTCTACCGAGTCGGTGGAGCATTTCAGCGCATTCGATTCGATTTACCTGAGTGATGGTAAAAAAGTCTATTGCCACCGAATTTTCTATCACTGTCCTGAGCCCATTTCCAAGGCTGACCTTGCCACCTTCGTGAGCTGCGGTTATGGCTGGGCCAAGGATAACCGTGCCGTTTACTACAGGGGGCAGGCAAAAAAAAGCCTCGCTCCTGAAAATACACGGATACTTGGCATTTATGCGTTCAATTCCACGTTGATGATGTCCGATGGCAAGCCATTGGCTGTCGAATTCAGCCCGGAAGAAGTCTCGGTGCCGCATCCTCATTTTCTGCAGCTAGGCACGCGTAAATTGTTTTGTGGCCGAAGCCCGCTGAGCGCCAAGCGCATAGACCTGGCCACGTTGGCGTTTCTCGATGATCGCCATGCGCGCGACAAGCATCGCTTCTACCGCTACGACGGCCATGCCGGATTGACTGAGGTGGGCGAAGAGGACTACCGGGGGCTCGCAAAGCAGGGCGTATCGTGA